A genome region from Cucumis sativus cultivar 9930 chromosome 4, Cucumber_9930_V3, whole genome shotgun sequence includes the following:
- the LOC101221961 gene encoding small G protein signaling modulator 1 isoform X3: MSCGGEAGKQWTCAKAGAASLQKVGLIVRDIGEPCLSQSPIKVVITRSCKIWSAVLMVQVNRMLKPEKWLAAFDSDGKALGFQKTLKSIVLGGVDPSIRAEVWEFLLGCYAVGSTAEHRGQLRTARRERYKFLIEECRMIHSSIGTGSLAYPVGSKVMDMRTSSKDGPREAENESREVSIHNTHTVEDSFCRNNNCIDKSYTCEKESSNDSAELASVRESTDSAADGSTCCVPISGPCNCYSLKPESEAEGSAIVTENDYDFPPLPVINLFDKDNPDKNKYYLHNAKLSTQRELRFEDGSMHSFQINNNEDLVIESTASSSNNVSHPISSEIEMIHADSSDPEFQNNSSCNNVKPNAPETEHLNATVHRNSGTTEGRVSEWLWTLHRIVVDVVRTDSHLEFYEDTRNLARMSDILAVYAWVDPATGYCQGMSDLLSPFVVLFEDNADAFWCFEMLLRRMRENFQMEGPIRVMKQLEALWKILELTDREIFTHLSHIGAESLHFAFPMLLVLFRRELSFNEALCMWEMMWAADFDESRAYNLESSCLEALTLQLPRGSEVEISEGDMNNSNINTKDTLQSNNGNLERSSCDNAGMRSTSAHAFCGLTRNLCSRNDPTKKCTAISSTKQGDDELPVYCVAAILITNRQKIIRETRSIDDLIKIFNDKMLKISVKRCIRTAIKLRKKYISKVIKKRKPPISL, from the exons ATGTCTTGTGGTGGAGAAGCTGGTAAGCAATGGACTTGTGCAAAAGCCGGCGCTGCTAGTTTGCAGAAAGTGGGTTTGATTGTGCGAGATATTGGCGAGCCATGCCTTTCACAATCGCCCATAAAGGTTGTTATAACT cgTTCATGCAAAATTTGGAGTGCTGTTCTCATGGTGCAGGTAAACAGAATGCTCAAGCCAGAGAAGTGGCTGGCAGCATTTGATAGTGATGGAAAAGCTCTTGGTTTTCAGAAGACACTCAAATCAATAGTTTTGGGG GGTGTGGATCCGTCTATTAGGGCAGAAGTATGGGAATTTTTGCTTGGTTGTTATGCTGTAGGTAGCACTGCTGAGCACCGTGGCCAACTAAGGACTGCCAGAAG GGAACGTTACAAGTTCCTGATCGAGGAGTGTCGGATGATACATTCTAGCATAGGAACTGGTTCCCTAGCCTACCCTGTGGGTTCTAAAGTTATGGATATGAGGACGTCATCTAAAGATGGACCAAGGGAAGCTGAGAATGAAAGTAGAGAAGTTTCCATTCATAATACTCATACAGTAGAAGattctttttgtaggaataataattgtatAGATAAATCATACACATGTGAAAAGGAAAGCTCGAATGATTCAGCAGAACTTGCGAGTGTTAGGGAAAGTACAGATAGTGCGGCAGATGGGTCCACCTGTTGTGTCCCCATTTCTGGTCCTTGCAATTGTTATTCCCTAAAACCTGAGAGTGAAGCAGAGGGATCGGCAATTGTTACAgaaaatgattatgattttcCCCCTCTACCTGTCATCAACTTGTTTGACAAGGACAACCCTGATAAGAACAAATATTACCTGCATAATGCCAAACTTTCAACTCAACGTGAATTGAGATTTGAAGATGGCAGCATGCACAGTTTTCAGATAAATAACAATGAAGATTTAGTTATTGAATCAACTGCCTCATCCTCTAACAATGTTTCTCATCCCATTAGCTCTGAAATTGAAATGATACATGCTGATTCCAGCGATCCAGAATTTCAGAACAATAGCTCATGCAATAACGTGAAGCCAAATGCACCAGAAACCGAACACTTAAATGCAACTGTCCACCGTAATAGTGGTACCACTGAAGGTAGAGTATCTGAATGGCTTTGGACCCTGCACCGAATAG TGGTAGATGTGGTTCGAACGGATAGTCATCTTGAGTTCTATGAGGATACGAGAAACTTAGCTAGGATGTCAGATATCCTTGCAGTTTATGCATGGGTTGATCCTGCGACTGGTTATTGCCAAG GAATGAGTGACTTGCTGTCTCCTTTTGTTGTTCTATTTGAGGATAATGCTGACGCATTTTGGTGTTTCGAGATGCTCTTAAGGAGAATG CGtgagaattttcaaatggAAGGCCCAATTCGGGTGATGAAACAGTTGGAAGCATTGTGGAAAATTTTGGAACTTACTGACAGGGAAATCTTCACTCACCTGTCGCATATAGGTGCTGAGAGCCTACATTTTGCATTTCCAATGCTCTTGGTACTTTTTCGTCGGGAGCTATCATTTAATGAGGCACTTTGTATGTGGGAG ATGATGTGGGCTGCTGATTTTGACGAATCAAGAGCTTACAATTTAGAGAGTAGTTGTCTGGAAGCATTGACCTTACAACTTCCAAGAGGCTCGGAAGTGGAAATAAGTGAAGGAGACATGAACAATAGTAACATTAACACGAAAGACACCTTACAATCAAATAATGGAAATTTGGAACGTTCATCATGTGACAATGCTGGAATGAGATCAACATCTGCCCATGCTTTTTGTGGCTTGACAAGGAATCTTTGTTCAAGGAATGATCCTACGAAGAAGTGCACTGCAATATCATCAACTAAGCAAGGTGATGATGAGCTTCCTGTTTATTGTGTTGCAGCAATCCTTATAACGAATCGCCAAAAGATAATTAGAGAAACACGTTCTATTGATGATCTGATAAAG ATTTTCAATGATAAGATGCTGAAGATTAGTGTCAAAAGATGTATACGTACAGCAATCAAATTACGGAAGAAATATATTTCCAAG GTAATCAAGAAAAGGAAGCCTCCGATCTCATTATGA
- the LOC101221961 gene encoding small G protein signaling modulator 1 isoform X10, with translation MSCGGEAGKQWTCAKAGAASLQKVGLIVRDIGEPCLSQSPIKVVITVNRMLKPEKWLAAFDSDGKALGFQKTLKSIVLGGVDPSIRAEVWEFLLGCYAVGSTAEHRGQLRTARRERYKFLIEECRMIHSSIGTGSLAYPVGSKVMDMRTSSKDGPREAENESREVSIHNTHTVEDSFCRNNNCIDKSYTCEKESSNDSAELASVRESTDSAADGSTCCVPISGPCNCYSLKPESEAEGSAIVTENDYDFPPLPVINLFDKDNPDKNKYYLHNAKLSTQRELRFEDGSMHSFQINNNEDLVIESTASSSNNVSHPISSEIEMIHADSSDPEFQNNSSCNNVKPNAPETEHLNATVHRNSGTTEGRVSEWLWTLHRIVVDVVRTDSHLEFYEDTRNLARMSDILAVYAWVDPATGYCQGMSDLLSPFVVLFEDNADAFWCFEMLLRRMRENFQMEGPIRVMKQLEALWKILELTDREIFTHLSHIGAESLHFAFPMLLVLFRRELSFNEALCMWEMMWAADFDESRAYNLESSCLEALTLQLPRGSEVEISEGDMNNSNINTKDTLQSNNGNLERSSCDNAGMRSTSAHAFCGLTRNLCSRNDPTKKCTAISSTKQGDDELPVYCVAAILITNRQKIIRETRSIDDLIKIFNDKMLKISVKRCIRTAIKLRKKYISKVIKKRKPPISL, from the exons ATGTCTTGTGGTGGAGAAGCTGGTAAGCAATGGACTTGTGCAAAAGCCGGCGCTGCTAGTTTGCAGAAAGTGGGTTTGATTGTGCGAGATATTGGCGAGCCATGCCTTTCACAATCGCCCATAAAGGTTGTTATAACT GTAAACAGAATGCTCAAGCCAGAGAAGTGGCTGGCAGCATTTGATAGTGATGGAAAAGCTCTTGGTTTTCAGAAGACACTCAAATCAATAGTTTTGGGG GGTGTGGATCCGTCTATTAGGGCAGAAGTATGGGAATTTTTGCTTGGTTGTTATGCTGTAGGTAGCACTGCTGAGCACCGTGGCCAACTAAGGACTGCCAGAAG GGAACGTTACAAGTTCCTGATCGAGGAGTGTCGGATGATACATTCTAGCATAGGAACTGGTTCCCTAGCCTACCCTGTGGGTTCTAAAGTTATGGATATGAGGACGTCATCTAAAGATGGACCAAGGGAAGCTGAGAATGAAAGTAGAGAAGTTTCCATTCATAATACTCATACAGTAGAAGattctttttgtaggaataataattgtatAGATAAATCATACACATGTGAAAAGGAAAGCTCGAATGATTCAGCAGAACTTGCGAGTGTTAGGGAAAGTACAGATAGTGCGGCAGATGGGTCCACCTGTTGTGTCCCCATTTCTGGTCCTTGCAATTGTTATTCCCTAAAACCTGAGAGTGAAGCAGAGGGATCGGCAATTGTTACAgaaaatgattatgattttcCCCCTCTACCTGTCATCAACTTGTTTGACAAGGACAACCCTGATAAGAACAAATATTACCTGCATAATGCCAAACTTTCAACTCAACGTGAATTGAGATTTGAAGATGGCAGCATGCACAGTTTTCAGATAAATAACAATGAAGATTTAGTTATTGAATCAACTGCCTCATCCTCTAACAATGTTTCTCATCCCATTAGCTCTGAAATTGAAATGATACATGCTGATTCCAGCGATCCAGAATTTCAGAACAATAGCTCATGCAATAACGTGAAGCCAAATGCACCAGAAACCGAACACTTAAATGCAACTGTCCACCGTAATAGTGGTACCACTGAAGGTAGAGTATCTGAATGGCTTTGGACCCTGCACCGAATAG TGGTAGATGTGGTTCGAACGGATAGTCATCTTGAGTTCTATGAGGATACGAGAAACTTAGCTAGGATGTCAGATATCCTTGCAGTTTATGCATGGGTTGATCCTGCGACTGGTTATTGCCAAG GAATGAGTGACTTGCTGTCTCCTTTTGTTGTTCTATTTGAGGATAATGCTGACGCATTTTGGTGTTTCGAGATGCTCTTAAGGAGAATG CGtgagaattttcaaatggAAGGCCCAATTCGGGTGATGAAACAGTTGGAAGCATTGTGGAAAATTTTGGAACTTACTGACAGGGAAATCTTCACTCACCTGTCGCATATAGGTGCTGAGAGCCTACATTTTGCATTTCCAATGCTCTTGGTACTTTTTCGTCGGGAGCTATCATTTAATGAGGCACTTTGTATGTGGGAG ATGATGTGGGCTGCTGATTTTGACGAATCAAGAGCTTACAATTTAGAGAGTAGTTGTCTGGAAGCATTGACCTTACAACTTCCAAGAGGCTCGGAAGTGGAAATAAGTGAAGGAGACATGAACAATAGTAACATTAACACGAAAGACACCTTACAATCAAATAATGGAAATTTGGAACGTTCATCATGTGACAATGCTGGAATGAGATCAACATCTGCCCATGCTTTTTGTGGCTTGACAAGGAATCTTTGTTCAAGGAATGATCCTACGAAGAAGTGCACTGCAATATCATCAACTAAGCAAGGTGATGATGAGCTTCCTGTTTATTGTGTTGCAGCAATCCTTATAACGAATCGCCAAAAGATAATTAGAGAAACACGTTCTATTGATGATCTGATAAAG ATTTTCAATGATAAGATGCTGAAGATTAGTGTCAAAAGATGTATACGTACAGCAATCAAATTACGGAAGAAATATATTTCCAAG GTAATCAAGAAAAGGAAGCCTCCGATCTCATTATGA
- the LOC101221961 gene encoding small G protein signaling modulator 1 isoform X8, protein MSCGGEAGKQWTCAKAGAASLQKVGLIVRDIGEPCLSQSPIKVVITRSCKIWSAVLMVQVNRMLKPEKWLAAFDSDGKALGFQKTLKSIVLGGVDPSIRAEVWEFLLGCYAVGSTAEHRGQLRTARRERYKFLIEECRMIHSSIGTGSLAYPVGSKVMDMRTSSKDGPREAENESREVSIHNTHTVEDSFCRNNNCIDKSYTCEKESSNDSAELASVRESTDSAADGSTCCVPISGPCNCYSLKPESEAEGSAIVTENDYDFPPLPVINLFDKDNPDKNKYYLHNAKLSTQRELRFEDGSMHSFQINNNEDLVIESTASSSNNVSHPISSEIEMIHADSSDPEFQNNSSCNNVKPNAPETEHLNATVHRNSGTTEGRVSEWLWTLHRIVVDVVRTDSHLEFYEDTRNLARMSDILAVYAWVDPATGYCQGMSDLLSPFVVLFEDNADAFWCFEMLLRRMRENFQMEGPIRVMKQLEALWKILELTDREIFTHLSHIGAESLHFAFPMLLVLFRRELSFNEALCMWEIFNDKMLKISVKRCIRTAIKLRKKYISKVIKKRKPPISL, encoded by the exons ATGTCTTGTGGTGGAGAAGCTGGTAAGCAATGGACTTGTGCAAAAGCCGGCGCTGCTAGTTTGCAGAAAGTGGGTTTGATTGTGCGAGATATTGGCGAGCCATGCCTTTCACAATCGCCCATAAAGGTTGTTATAACT cgTTCATGCAAAATTTGGAGTGCTGTTCTCATGGTGCAGGTAAACAGAATGCTCAAGCCAGAGAAGTGGCTGGCAGCATTTGATAGTGATGGAAAAGCTCTTGGTTTTCAGAAGACACTCAAATCAATAGTTTTGGGG GGTGTGGATCCGTCTATTAGGGCAGAAGTATGGGAATTTTTGCTTGGTTGTTATGCTGTAGGTAGCACTGCTGAGCACCGTGGCCAACTAAGGACTGCCAGAAG GGAACGTTACAAGTTCCTGATCGAGGAGTGTCGGATGATACATTCTAGCATAGGAACTGGTTCCCTAGCCTACCCTGTGGGTTCTAAAGTTATGGATATGAGGACGTCATCTAAAGATGGACCAAGGGAAGCTGAGAATGAAAGTAGAGAAGTTTCCATTCATAATACTCATACAGTAGAAGattctttttgtaggaataataattgtatAGATAAATCATACACATGTGAAAAGGAAAGCTCGAATGATTCAGCAGAACTTGCGAGTGTTAGGGAAAGTACAGATAGTGCGGCAGATGGGTCCACCTGTTGTGTCCCCATTTCTGGTCCTTGCAATTGTTATTCCCTAAAACCTGAGAGTGAAGCAGAGGGATCGGCAATTGTTACAgaaaatgattatgattttcCCCCTCTACCTGTCATCAACTTGTTTGACAAGGACAACCCTGATAAGAACAAATATTACCTGCATAATGCCAAACTTTCAACTCAACGTGAATTGAGATTTGAAGATGGCAGCATGCACAGTTTTCAGATAAATAACAATGAAGATTTAGTTATTGAATCAACTGCCTCATCCTCTAACAATGTTTCTCATCCCATTAGCTCTGAAATTGAAATGATACATGCTGATTCCAGCGATCCAGAATTTCAGAACAATAGCTCATGCAATAACGTGAAGCCAAATGCACCAGAAACCGAACACTTAAATGCAACTGTCCACCGTAATAGTGGTACCACTGAAGGTAGAGTATCTGAATGGCTTTGGACCCTGCACCGAATAG TGGTAGATGTGGTTCGAACGGATAGTCATCTTGAGTTCTATGAGGATACGAGAAACTTAGCTAGGATGTCAGATATCCTTGCAGTTTATGCATGGGTTGATCCTGCGACTGGTTATTGCCAAG GAATGAGTGACTTGCTGTCTCCTTTTGTTGTTCTATTTGAGGATAATGCTGACGCATTTTGGTGTTTCGAGATGCTCTTAAGGAGAATG CGtgagaattttcaaatggAAGGCCCAATTCGGGTGATGAAACAGTTGGAAGCATTGTGGAAAATTTTGGAACTTACTGACAGGGAAATCTTCACTCACCTGTCGCATATAGGTGCTGAGAGCCTACATTTTGCATTTCCAATGCTCTTGGTACTTTTTCGTCGGGAGCTATCATTTAATGAGGCACTTTGTATGTGGGAG ATTTTCAATGATAAGATGCTGAAGATTAGTGTCAAAAGATGTATACGTACAGCAATCAAATTACGGAAGAAATATATTTCCAAG GTAATCAAGAAAAGGAAGCCTCCGATCTCATTATGA
- the LOC101221961 gene encoding small G protein signaling modulator 1 isoform X9 codes for MSCGGEAGKQWTCAKAGAASLQKVGLIVRDIGEPCLSQSPIKVVITRSCKIWSAVLMVQVNRMLKPEKWLAAFDSDGKALGFQKTLKSIVLGGVDPSIRAEVWEFLLGCYAVGSTAEHRGQLRTARRERYKFLIEECRMIHSSIGTGSLAYPVGSKVMDMRTSSKDGPREAENESREVSIHNTHTVEDSFCRNNNCIDKSYTCEKESSNDSAELASVRESTDSAADGSTCCVPISGPCNCYSLKPESEAEGSAIVTENDYDFPPLPVINLFDKDNPDKNKYYLHNAKLSTQRELRFEDGSMHSFQINNNEDLVIESTASSSNNVSHPISSEIEMIHADSSDPEFQNNSSCNNVKPNAPETEHLNATVHRNSGTTEGRVSEWLWTLHRIVVDVVRTDSHLEFYEDTRNLARMSDILAVYAWVDPATGYCQGMSDLLSPFVVLFEDNADAFWCFEMLLRRMRENFQMEGPIRVMKQLEALWKILELTDREIFTHLSHIGAESLHFAFPMLLVLFRRELSFNEALCMWEIFNDKMLKISVKRCIRTAIKLRKKYISKVKCR; via the exons ATGTCTTGTGGTGGAGAAGCTGGTAAGCAATGGACTTGTGCAAAAGCCGGCGCTGCTAGTTTGCAGAAAGTGGGTTTGATTGTGCGAGATATTGGCGAGCCATGCCTTTCACAATCGCCCATAAAGGTTGTTATAACT cgTTCATGCAAAATTTGGAGTGCTGTTCTCATGGTGCAGGTAAACAGAATGCTCAAGCCAGAGAAGTGGCTGGCAGCATTTGATAGTGATGGAAAAGCTCTTGGTTTTCAGAAGACACTCAAATCAATAGTTTTGGGG GGTGTGGATCCGTCTATTAGGGCAGAAGTATGGGAATTTTTGCTTGGTTGTTATGCTGTAGGTAGCACTGCTGAGCACCGTGGCCAACTAAGGACTGCCAGAAG GGAACGTTACAAGTTCCTGATCGAGGAGTGTCGGATGATACATTCTAGCATAGGAACTGGTTCCCTAGCCTACCCTGTGGGTTCTAAAGTTATGGATATGAGGACGTCATCTAAAGATGGACCAAGGGAAGCTGAGAATGAAAGTAGAGAAGTTTCCATTCATAATACTCATACAGTAGAAGattctttttgtaggaataataattgtatAGATAAATCATACACATGTGAAAAGGAAAGCTCGAATGATTCAGCAGAACTTGCGAGTGTTAGGGAAAGTACAGATAGTGCGGCAGATGGGTCCACCTGTTGTGTCCCCATTTCTGGTCCTTGCAATTGTTATTCCCTAAAACCTGAGAGTGAAGCAGAGGGATCGGCAATTGTTACAgaaaatgattatgattttcCCCCTCTACCTGTCATCAACTTGTTTGACAAGGACAACCCTGATAAGAACAAATATTACCTGCATAATGCCAAACTTTCAACTCAACGTGAATTGAGATTTGAAGATGGCAGCATGCACAGTTTTCAGATAAATAACAATGAAGATTTAGTTATTGAATCAACTGCCTCATCCTCTAACAATGTTTCTCATCCCATTAGCTCTGAAATTGAAATGATACATGCTGATTCCAGCGATCCAGAATTTCAGAACAATAGCTCATGCAATAACGTGAAGCCAAATGCACCAGAAACCGAACACTTAAATGCAACTGTCCACCGTAATAGTGGTACCACTGAAGGTAGAGTATCTGAATGGCTTTGGACCCTGCACCGAATAG TGGTAGATGTGGTTCGAACGGATAGTCATCTTGAGTTCTATGAGGATACGAGAAACTTAGCTAGGATGTCAGATATCCTTGCAGTTTATGCATGGGTTGATCCTGCGACTGGTTATTGCCAAG GAATGAGTGACTTGCTGTCTCCTTTTGTTGTTCTATTTGAGGATAATGCTGACGCATTTTGGTGTTTCGAGATGCTCTTAAGGAGAATG CGtgagaattttcaaatggAAGGCCCAATTCGGGTGATGAAACAGTTGGAAGCATTGTGGAAAATTTTGGAACTTACTGACAGGGAAATCTTCACTCACCTGTCGCATATAGGTGCTGAGAGCCTACATTTTGCATTTCCAATGCTCTTGGTACTTTTTCGTCGGGAGCTATCATTTAATGAGGCACTTTGTATGTGGGAG ATTTTCAATGATAAGATGCTGAAGATTAGTGTCAAAAGATGTATACGTACAGCAATCAAATTACGGAAGAAATATATTTCCAAGGTGAAATGCag GTAA
- the LOC101221961 gene encoding small G protein signaling modulator 1 isoform X11, with protein sequence MSCGGEAGKQWTCAKAGAASLQKVGLIVRDIGEPCLSQSPIKVNRMLKPEKWLAAFDSDGKALGFQKTLKSIVLGGVDPSIRAEVWEFLLGCYAVGSTAEHRGQLRTARRERYKFLIEECRMIHSSIGTGSLAYPVGSKVMDMRTSSKDGPREAENESREVSIHNTHTVEDSFCRNNNCIDKSYTCEKESSNDSAELASVRESTDSAADGSTCCVPISGPCNCYSLKPESEAEGSAIVTENDYDFPPLPVINLFDKDNPDKNKYYLHNAKLSTQRELRFEDGSMHSFQINNNEDLVIESTASSSNNVSHPISSEIEMIHADSSDPEFQNNSSCNNVKPNAPETEHLNATVHRNSGTTEGRVSEWLWTLHRIVVDVVRTDSHLEFYEDTRNLARMSDILAVYAWVDPATGYCQGMSDLLSPFVVLFEDNADAFWCFEMLLRRMRENFQMEGPIRVMKQLEALWKILELTDREIFTHLSHIGAESLHFAFPMLLVLFRRELSFNEALCMWEMMWAADFDESRAYNLESSCLEALTLQLPRGSEVEISEGDMNNSNINTKDTLQSNNGNLERSSCDNAGMRSTSAHAFCGLTRNLCSRNDPTKKCTAISSTKQGDDELPVYCVAAILITNRQKIIRETRSIDDLIKIFNDKMLKISVKRCIRTAIKLRKKYISKVIKKRKPPISL encoded by the exons ATGTCTTGTGGTGGAGAAGCTGGTAAGCAATGGACTTGTGCAAAAGCCGGCGCTGCTAGTTTGCAGAAAGTGGGTTTGATTGTGCGAGATATTGGCGAGCCATGCCTTTCACAATCGCCCATAAAG GTAAACAGAATGCTCAAGCCAGAGAAGTGGCTGGCAGCATTTGATAGTGATGGAAAAGCTCTTGGTTTTCAGAAGACACTCAAATCAATAGTTTTGGGG GGTGTGGATCCGTCTATTAGGGCAGAAGTATGGGAATTTTTGCTTGGTTGTTATGCTGTAGGTAGCACTGCTGAGCACCGTGGCCAACTAAGGACTGCCAGAAG GGAACGTTACAAGTTCCTGATCGAGGAGTGTCGGATGATACATTCTAGCATAGGAACTGGTTCCCTAGCCTACCCTGTGGGTTCTAAAGTTATGGATATGAGGACGTCATCTAAAGATGGACCAAGGGAAGCTGAGAATGAAAGTAGAGAAGTTTCCATTCATAATACTCATACAGTAGAAGattctttttgtaggaataataattgtatAGATAAATCATACACATGTGAAAAGGAAAGCTCGAATGATTCAGCAGAACTTGCGAGTGTTAGGGAAAGTACAGATAGTGCGGCAGATGGGTCCACCTGTTGTGTCCCCATTTCTGGTCCTTGCAATTGTTATTCCCTAAAACCTGAGAGTGAAGCAGAGGGATCGGCAATTGTTACAgaaaatgattatgattttcCCCCTCTACCTGTCATCAACTTGTTTGACAAGGACAACCCTGATAAGAACAAATATTACCTGCATAATGCCAAACTTTCAACTCAACGTGAATTGAGATTTGAAGATGGCAGCATGCACAGTTTTCAGATAAATAACAATGAAGATTTAGTTATTGAATCAACTGCCTCATCCTCTAACAATGTTTCTCATCCCATTAGCTCTGAAATTGAAATGATACATGCTGATTCCAGCGATCCAGAATTTCAGAACAATAGCTCATGCAATAACGTGAAGCCAAATGCACCAGAAACCGAACACTTAAATGCAACTGTCCACCGTAATAGTGGTACCACTGAAGGTAGAGTATCTGAATGGCTTTGGACCCTGCACCGAATAG TGGTAGATGTGGTTCGAACGGATAGTCATCTTGAGTTCTATGAGGATACGAGAAACTTAGCTAGGATGTCAGATATCCTTGCAGTTTATGCATGGGTTGATCCTGCGACTGGTTATTGCCAAG GAATGAGTGACTTGCTGTCTCCTTTTGTTGTTCTATTTGAGGATAATGCTGACGCATTTTGGTGTTTCGAGATGCTCTTAAGGAGAATG CGtgagaattttcaaatggAAGGCCCAATTCGGGTGATGAAACAGTTGGAAGCATTGTGGAAAATTTTGGAACTTACTGACAGGGAAATCTTCACTCACCTGTCGCATATAGGTGCTGAGAGCCTACATTTTGCATTTCCAATGCTCTTGGTACTTTTTCGTCGGGAGCTATCATTTAATGAGGCACTTTGTATGTGGGAG ATGATGTGGGCTGCTGATTTTGACGAATCAAGAGCTTACAATTTAGAGAGTAGTTGTCTGGAAGCATTGACCTTACAACTTCCAAGAGGCTCGGAAGTGGAAATAAGTGAAGGAGACATGAACAATAGTAACATTAACACGAAAGACACCTTACAATCAAATAATGGAAATTTGGAACGTTCATCATGTGACAATGCTGGAATGAGATCAACATCTGCCCATGCTTTTTGTGGCTTGACAAGGAATCTTTGTTCAAGGAATGATCCTACGAAGAAGTGCACTGCAATATCATCAACTAAGCAAGGTGATGATGAGCTTCCTGTTTATTGTGTTGCAGCAATCCTTATAACGAATCGCCAAAAGATAATTAGAGAAACACGTTCTATTGATGATCTGATAAAG ATTTTCAATGATAAGATGCTGAAGATTAGTGTCAAAAGATGTATACGTACAGCAATCAAATTACGGAAGAAATATATTTCCAAG GTAATCAAGAAAAGGAAGCCTCCGATCTCATTATGA